A region of the Antedon mediterranea chromosome 4, ecAntMedi1.1, whole genome shotgun sequence genome:
ATCGtctgatgaagatgatgaagattTTGATGAGTCGACAGAAGATGATAGCGATTCAGATTATCGACCGGAAGAGGATGTATCGGTTTCAGATGGTGAGGATACAGAGATGGAAGATGATGAGATGAAAGGATTTAATGGGGATGCACATAGACAGCcaaaatacattgtttttcaCAATCACCTACTGATGCTACTTTCTATATGCCTTTCCTGTTTTTCCAGTAAAGTTCAAGTATGTTGTCGTAACAAGGGAAGCATGCTTATTGCAAACATAAGATGCTTATGTTGCCACACTAACCGCGAGTGGAAAAGTCAGCCAGAAGCTAGAGGTACCCCAATGGGTAACATTCTACTAAGTGGGGCTATTCTTTTTTCTGGCTCAACACCCACACAATTTTTAAGAGCGCTAAAAAGTATAAATGTGAGCGCCATTAGTAAACGTACTTTTTTCCGTCACCAACAAAATTTCTTACACAGAGTTGTAAGGAATAATTGGTTTTCTAAAAGGGATAAGCACTTTGCTGAATTACAGGGCAAGGATATTTCTATTGGAGTAGATGGACGCTGCTATTGGAGTAGATGGACGCTGTGACAGTATGGGCCACAGTGCAAAATATGGTTCATAC
Encoded here:
- the LOC140048064 gene encoding uncharacterized protein, with product MVSRGTQTRKQRKRVRRRKMSKAKVVAPKKAKPTYKEQSSDEDDEDFDESTEDDSDSDYRPEEDVSVSDGEDTEMEDDEMKGFNGDAHRQPKYIVFHNHLLMLLSICLSCFSSKVQVCCRNKGSMLIANIRCLCCHTNREWKSQPEARGTPMGNILLSGAILFSGSTPTQFLRALKSINVSAISKRTFFRHQQNFLHRVVRNNWFSKRDKHFAELQGKDISIGVDGRCYWSRWTL